The proteins below come from a single Nitrospiraceae bacterium genomic window:
- a CDS encoding response regulator: MISQQQCQNACILIVDDQMTNIMLLESILQNAGYNQIHSTQDPTQVLPLFKELDPDLICLDIRMPELNGFQVMGQLKIIHQHAFLPILVLTSEDDRETRLRALESGGKDFLHKPFDKVEVLMRIRNLLEASLLNKTVSQQKASLEETVRIRTKELRETQLDVVHRLARAAEHRDNETGAHIIRMAHFAVVLGRAAGMTDEECDVLFHATPMHDVGKLGIPDRILLKPGKLDPEEFEIMKQHTVMGAQLLSNSHSPVLQMGELIALTHHEKWDGSGYPNRLAGMDIPLVGRICAIADVFDALSSRRCYKDPWPLDKTLMEMHSLSGKQFDPALIDLFHELLPVMTDIQQTHTDIEIPKFDLLETKYQA; encoded by the coding sequence ATGATTTCCCAGCAGCAATGTCAAAACGCCTGCATATTGATCGTTGATGATCAAATGACCAATATCATGCTCCTGGAGAGCATTTTACAAAACGCCGGGTACAACCAAATCCATTCCACCCAAGATCCCACTCAGGTATTGCCTCTGTTTAAAGAGCTGGATCCAGATCTGATTTGCCTTGATATCCGCATGCCTGAACTCAACGGCTTTCAAGTGATGGGACAACTCAAAATCATTCACCAACACGCGTTTCTCCCGATTTTGGTACTTACCTCCGAAGACGACCGAGAGACCCGCCTCCGCGCATTGGAATCGGGCGGCAAAGACTTCCTGCATAAACCATTCGACAAGGTGGAAGTCTTAATGCGAATCCGCAATTTATTGGAAGCCAGCCTACTGAACAAGACCGTGTCACAGCAAAAAGCTTCCCTGGAGGAAACCGTCCGGATCCGGACAAAGGAGCTCAGAGAAACCCAACTCGACGTTGTCCACCGCCTTGCCCGAGCAGCCGAACATCGCGACAATGAAACCGGGGCACATATCATCCGTATGGCTCACTTTGCGGTGGTCTTAGGACGCGCCGCCGGCATGACGGATGAAGAGTGCGATGTGCTCTTTCACGCCACCCCTATGCATGACGTCGGGAAATTAGGGATTCCGGACCGGATCCTCTTGAAACCCGGAAAATTAGATCCCGAAGAATTTGAAATCATGAAACAGCATACGGTCATGGGCGCCCAACTTCTCTCCAACAGCCACTCTCCCGTCCTACAAATGGGAGAACTGATCGCCCTTACTCACCACGAAAAATGGGATGGCTCAGGCTATCCCAATCGCCTGGCCGGAATGGATATTCCGTTAGTCGGCCGAATTTGCGCCATCGCCGATGTCTTTGATGCGCTCTCATCCAGACGGTGCTATAAAGACCCCTGGCCCCTGGATAAAACTCTCATGGAAATGCACTCCCTGTCAGGGAAACAGTTCGATCCCGCTCTGATAGACTTGTTTCATGAACTTCTGCCTGTAATGACCGACATCCAGCAAACCCACACGGATATAGAGATTCCCAAATTCGACCTCCTGGAAACCAAGTACCAGGCCTAG
- a CDS encoding Hpt domain-containing protein, producing MEAGRLYSEIVEDGLQCLTQIEQAIDTHNLTQVHKAAHGLKAISRNMGTEPFAQLAVRIAAIG from the coding sequence TTGGAGGCCGGGCGTTTATATTCAGAAATTGTCGAGGATGGCCTTCAATGCCTCACTCAAATCGAGCAGGCGATAGACACCCACAACCTGACCCAAGTTCATAAGGCCGCCCACGGTCTCAAGGCAATATCCCGCAACATGGGCACCGAACCATTCGCACAATTGGCGGTCAGAATCGCGGCCATCGGCTAG
- a CDS encoding GAF domain-containing protein has translation MPSPLSLQNSVVPPQKNRGQILALALLVATVVFVVDLFLPMGVAEAVPYVASVLIALRSPDKNDPLRLAGLCTLLTIIGFYFSPSGAEPWIGMTNRSIALFAIWSTALLAMQVRESDEATRDQSSMLTGILSNMPAVAFRIDQEGVMHDSFGRGLARFGLKELTAIGRIPLEPPDQIKNQVKEGILANSVFYESNGILQGKPWWFLNCLCKLEGDQPGLIGFGIDITDRKRAERRLALHDVIADILTTASSISETYPQILKAICHTLEWKVGILWRMDYQRQALGASLIWPSDSPQAQAMSSAHSGWALTPAEGLAGQVWATRNPLWIKDLADYPKDPRSQTALEVGLHAGFAIPICLAENTRAVLEFFSPYPEEADDMLLQRLSNIGFQIGQYIEREHKERRLATHHSLTNVLAESAGMTQAASLILEAIGDNLGWDLGAIWTLDPSHQVLRCLNVWHSPHLNLDAFRQESQSITFARGVGLPGRVWKSGKPSWITDVVSDPNFPRAAAAAREGLHSGFAFPVKSGTEIVGVIEFFHRDIQKPDKELLAMFASIGLQIGQFIQRTAKQNLNE, from the coding sequence ATGCCAAGTCCGCTGTCCCTTCAAAACTCGGTTGTACCCCCTCAAAAAAATCGAGGGCAAATCTTAGCTCTAGCCCTCCTTGTGGCCACAGTGGTTTTTGTCGTGGACCTCTTTCTCCCAATGGGAGTGGCCGAAGCGGTCCCCTATGTCGCTAGCGTGCTGATTGCCCTCCGGTCTCCGGATAAAAATGATCCGTTGCGTCTGGCAGGACTCTGTACCCTATTAACAATCATCGGGTTTTATTTTTCGCCTTCGGGGGCAGAGCCCTGGATTGGCATGACCAATCGATCGATTGCCTTATTTGCGATTTGGTCGACCGCCCTGTTGGCCATGCAGGTGAGAGAGTCTGACGAGGCGACTCGTGATCAGAGTTCGATGCTGACCGGGATATTATCAAATATGCCCGCCGTGGCATTTCGAATCGATCAGGAAGGAGTCATGCATGATTCCTTCGGTCGCGGGCTGGCCCGTTTCGGATTAAAGGAATTGACCGCCATTGGCCGTATTCCCTTGGAACCACCCGATCAGATAAAAAATCAGGTCAAGGAAGGCATTCTTGCCAATTCGGTGTTTTACGAGAGCAATGGAATTCTGCAGGGGAAGCCCTGGTGGTTTTTAAATTGTCTATGCAAATTGGAAGGCGACCAACCGGGACTCATTGGGTTTGGCATTGACATTACTGATCGGAAGCGTGCGGAGCGACGCCTGGCCTTGCACGATGTCATCGCGGACATCCTGACCACCGCGTCTAGTATTTCAGAGACATATCCTCAAATTCTCAAAGCCATTTGCCACACGCTGGAATGGAAGGTGGGTATCCTCTGGCGAATGGACTATCAACGACAGGCCCTGGGAGCCTCCCTCATTTGGCCATCGGACTCTCCTCAAGCTCAAGCCATGTCCTCAGCACACTCCGGTTGGGCGCTCACGCCTGCTGAAGGACTGGCCGGGCAGGTGTGGGCCACTCGAAATCCTCTTTGGATCAAGGACCTTGCCGACTACCCCAAAGATCCTAGAAGCCAGACGGCTTTGGAAGTTGGGCTTCATGCCGGATTCGCAATTCCCATTTGCCTGGCTGAGAATACGAGAGCGGTACTCGAATTTTTCTCCCCGTACCCTGAGGAAGCGGATGATATGTTGCTTCAACGGCTTTCGAATATCGGTTTTCAAATTGGCCAGTATATCGAACGGGAGCATAAGGAACGTCGACTGGCCACGCATCACAGCTTAACTAATGTGCTCGCGGAATCTGCTGGAATGACTCAGGCGGCTTCCCTTATCCTGGAAGCCATTGGTGACAATTTAGGATGGGATCTCGGAGCTATTTGGACACTAGATCCCTCGCACCAGGTCTTGCGTTGCCTCAATGTCTGGCATTCCCCTCACTTAAACCTGGATGCCTTTCGGCAGGAATCCCAATCGATCACGTTTGCACGGGGAGTGGGATTACCCGGTCGGGTTTGGAAAAGCGGTAAACCGTCATGGATCACTGATGTGGTTTCCGACCCGAATTTTCCGCGCGCGGCTGCTGCCGCACGAGAAGGCCTCCATTCCGGATTCGCCTTCCCTGTAAAATCGGGGACCGAAATTGTTGGTGTCATTGAATTTTTCCACAGGGATATTCAAAAACCCGACAAAGAACTGTTGGCCATGTTTGCCTCCATTGGTCTTCAAATTGGCCAATTCATCCAGCGGACCGCCAAGCAAAACCTCAATGAATAA
- a CDS encoding tetratricopeptide repeat protein, giving the protein MSIIADTLQRLQTQTKSEGTETTQQAPLVLPAKVRREPGWHRRPSPLKFWLIGISMAIGLSSLGIGAYWIGLHLDFGMPTQASSLSSQRVALLGPPPHAKTPPADSVSFENTQIPSGDPVENLPVSAARESNEEPPPPHVGASMEPSSPLKVEPAPPTQPAGEIPASPIPATPLITPAPDHPQQKTLGRSMATSPTTTDVAPIHPSPDPKKIGTSPPVAVLAQTVQPGSDFVKVASANETGTLIPLEADVEEEKSNLAELTTSRGLRIEEPSVPANTAALTLQNEGGQVTSQNIGPPQQSPPNWLHHARELIQNGEYKEAQAMLSPLFHDPPVTWEPWFWMGTAYLGAGQLEQADQYFLSGLARNDKVPQLWIQRALVAQQQGSFQLAVHELRQAEALQPDLPHIHLNMGYAYERMGNNRLANQYFGRFLQLTEGQPEFFATRKKLFAR; this is encoded by the coding sequence ATGAGCATCATCGCAGATACCCTCCAGCGACTTCAGACGCAGACCAAAAGTGAAGGGACTGAGACGACCCAGCAGGCACCCCTCGTCCTTCCGGCTAAAGTAAGAAGAGAACCGGGCTGGCACCGCAGGCCTTCTCCTTTAAAGTTTTGGTTGATCGGGATCAGCATGGCAATCGGATTGAGCAGTCTAGGCATAGGTGCCTACTGGATCGGCTTACATCTGGACTTCGGAATGCCAACGCAAGCCTCTTCTTTGTCCAGCCAGCGTGTGGCTCTTTTAGGCCCCCCTCCACATGCAAAGACTCCACCTGCTGATTCGGTTTCTTTTGAAAACACGCAGATACCAAGTGGAGATCCCGTTGAAAACCTTCCAGTATCTGCTGCCCGGGAATCCAATGAGGAACCGCCCCCACCCCACGTAGGGGCATCAATGGAGCCATCCTCTCCATTGAAGGTCGAACCTGCCCCCCCCACACAACCCGCAGGAGAAATTCCCGCCTCCCCCATACCGGCAACACCATTAATAACCCCTGCACCCGACCACCCTCAACAGAAAACGCTGGGCAGATCCATGGCAACGTCACCCACAACAACAGACGTCGCACCGATCCATCCGAGCCCTGATCCGAAGAAAATCGGAACCAGTCCTCCAGTCGCAGTCCTTGCCCAAACAGTACAGCCTGGTTCGGATTTTGTAAAAGTCGCCTCCGCCAATGAGACAGGCACTCTCATCCCGTTAGAAGCCGATGTAGAAGAAGAAAAAAGCAATCTGGCTGAACTCACAACCTCCAGAGGTCTTAGGATTGAAGAGCCTTCTGTCCCTGCCAACACGGCAGCCCTGACGCTGCAAAACGAGGGGGGTCAGGTGACCTCCCAAAACATCGGTCCACCTCAGCAATCCCCACCCAATTGGCTCCATCACGCCAGAGAACTTATCCAAAACGGTGAATACAAAGAGGCGCAGGCCATGCTTTCCCCCCTCTTCCATGATCCTCCCGTCACTTGGGAACCATGGTTTTGGATGGGAACGGCATATTTGGGGGCAGGCCAGCTTGAGCAGGCTGATCAGTATTTTTTGAGCGGCCTCGCACGTAACGACAAAGTTCCGCAATTGTGGATCCAACGCGCTTTGGTGGCCCAGCAGCAAGGAAGCTTCCAACTTGCCGTGCATGAACTTCGGCAAGCCGAGGCGTTGCAACCGGATTTACCCCATATCCATTTGAATATGGGCTATGCCTATGAGCGAATGGGAAATAATCGGCTAGCGAATCAATATTTCGGTAGATTTTTACAATTAACAGAAGGCCAGCCGGAGTTCTTTGCTACCAGAAAAAAACTGTTTGCCCGCTAA
- a CDS encoding DUF3391 domain-containing protein, with protein sequence MPFVPLHPTALRLGLYIKIEGSWFSHPFPTNSFKIESVKDLETLRGLTKVKLYFDPDRSEPEGIHSDHTKAPDRKGIQNTGEPDKEPSNESEPITPEDSSEEEATQEDPIQRKVAQHQAFHVYQEHLQAVGGQFQEVVQEAKLVMQDVITGRPRGLRTAQKIVSELYEILDIADNSRALLNLIGSNESNEEFFLHALNVCSLSLMVGQDLGLSREEAEKLALGALFHDIGELKFPAEHLLRKGSMSASERKNFLSTHPKYGVELAEKLPNFPYEAIDVIRQHHERLNGSGFPTGKKDDQISKFAKIVMVVDEYDELCHHPDPDKSLIPSEALSYLYVKCRHTLWHEAVVSLISQLGVYPPGSLVNLSNQKIGIVTSVNLANRLRPVILVYDEHSSSDEPIILNLSEEDESLSIVSAIRPVDLSAKIRECLNPRRIISYFPSASSTESGVGGLRTLAVST encoded by the coding sequence ATGCCCTTCGTTCCACTTCATCCAACGGCTCTGCGACTGGGATTGTACATCAAGATTGAGGGATCCTGGTTCAGTCATCCGTTCCCAACCAATTCATTCAAAATCGAATCGGTGAAAGACCTCGAAACGCTTCGTGGACTGACCAAAGTCAAGTTGTACTTCGATCCAGACCGTTCAGAACCAGAAGGGATTCATTCCGATCACACCAAGGCGCCTGACCGGAAGGGGATTCAAAACACGGGAGAACCGGACAAAGAACCTTCGAACGAATCTGAGCCCATCACCCCAGAGGATTCCTCAGAGGAGGAAGCCACTCAGGAAGATCCAATTCAACGAAAAGTCGCCCAACATCAAGCCTTCCATGTCTACCAGGAACATTTGCAAGCAGTTGGTGGTCAATTCCAGGAAGTGGTTCAAGAGGCCAAACTAGTCATGCAGGACGTGATCACCGGTCGGCCTCGAGGCCTCCGGACGGCCCAGAAAATTGTCAGCGAGCTTTATGAGATTCTCGATATCGCTGACAACTCGAGAGCACTGCTGAACCTCATCGGCTCCAACGAATCAAATGAGGAATTTTTTCTGCATGCACTCAATGTCTGTTCATTATCTCTCATGGTCGGACAGGATTTAGGATTATCGCGGGAAGAAGCTGAAAAACTGGCTCTCGGAGCTCTGTTTCATGACATCGGGGAACTCAAGTTTCCGGCAGAACATTTATTACGAAAAGGATCAATGTCTGCTTCCGAACGGAAAAACTTTTTAAGTACGCATCCGAAATACGGAGTGGAGTTGGCTGAGAAATTGCCTAATTTCCCTTATGAAGCGATTGACGTCATTCGCCAGCACCATGAACGCCTCAACGGGTCAGGATTCCCAACCGGGAAAAAAGACGATCAAATCAGCAAGTTCGCCAAAATAGTCATGGTGGTGGATGAGTACGATGAATTGTGCCATCACCCGGATCCAGACAAATCTCTCATTCCATCAGAGGCCCTTTCTTATTTATACGTCAAATGCCGGCATACACTCTGGCATGAAGCGGTCGTCTCATTAATCAGTCAGCTGGGTGTCTATCCTCCAGGATCACTGGTCAACTTGAGTAATCAGAAGATTGGAATCGTCACCAGCGTGAATCTCGCGAACCGGCTGAGGCCGGTCATCCTCGTTTATGACGAACACAGCTCTTCGGATGAACCGATTATTCTGAACCTGTCTGAAGAGGATGAGTCGCTCTCCATTGTCAGTGCCATTCGACCCGTTGACCTTTCTGCCAAAATCAGGGAATGCCTCAACCCTCGTCGAATCATCAGCTACTTTCCCTCCGCCTCTTCCACAGAATCCGGCGTCGGCGGTCTGCGCACTCTGGCCGTATCCACATAG